The following proteins are co-located in the Acipenser ruthenus chromosome 35, fAciRut3.2 maternal haplotype, whole genome shotgun sequence genome:
- the LOC117968289 gene encoding protein S100-Z-like — protein sequence MTQLELAAKAVAEVFNKYAGQDAEKDVLSTEEFKALLQAEIPKLKNINLVQANAMMKRIDDNKSKSIDLKEFGTMVGVLAKGYKKC from the exons ATGACTCAGCTTGAACTGGCAGCCAAGGCCGTGGCCGAGGTGTTTAACAAGTACGCCGGTCAGGATGCAGAGAAGGACGTGCTCAGCACAGAGGAGTTCAAAGCACTGTTGCAGGCTGAGATTCCCAAGCTG aaaaacattaaTTTAGTTCAAGCGAACGCAATGATGAAGCGCATTGATGACAACAAGAGTAAAAGCATCGACCTGAAGGAGTTTGGCACCATGGTCGGGGTCCTGGCTAAGGGGTATAAAAAGTGTTGA